A region of the Silene latifolia isolate original U9 population chromosome 9, ASM4854445v1, whole genome shotgun sequence genome:
aatacttaccgtaacattgtcctgcagcatggttagaatatatgggtctcaaggtgtacatccactcgattatatccaaggttttccttctaactaccccattcactcgatttctctcgggttacctggttcaaaactgagagggcaaaagagcacgtattaagggcgccttcttaaccgcactgtgagctcctaacagttcctatccagaggttcattttatttagaaacatcctatgttcattgggttcattggtttaggcctgaggatcgttcgctctgataccactttgtaacacccccatttatttaagggcctggactaggactcctcagataaagaagggtgttaccatctcggaatcccgaggcagtagataacaaaggataataaacagtactttaaattgaaagttataaatgtttacaacacaatggaacatgtctcaaaactgtaaataaagtctgatagctaaactgaaaataaaagtgggctagctctaagtcaggtgatccatgctctctcccccccgactccatatgtctcaacaacctgtcaatctgctccccagtaaatggatcatcacaggcgtacacgaatacacggggtcaaccgcgaggttgagtaggtaatacgatataataaagaatgcaatgatatgatcctccaatctcaactccatcacacacatcccctgaacgcccagccataccgatccccgacagactatatcaatcgaccgtcgtcgatataccagctcgtagctgaggacaccagggcaagtcctgcagaacccgccagggccttaatcgcaataatctcatctcctccaactccaactccgatgcaaatgcaatgtatgaaacgtatgaaacaatagtgctcaacaagataaataagataatcaggAGCCTTGGAGCTAAAAAGCTTTCCTATGCAGGTAGGGTTGTCCTCATCAACTCTGTGTTGAATACTCTATATAACTATTGGGCTGCTATGTTTGTTATCCCTAAAGCTGCCATTAAAAGAGTTGAGGCTATATGTAGGAATTACCTATGGGATAGCTCAACTGAATATTATAGAGTCCCTCTGGTTGGTTGGGATAGAGTAACTATGCCTAAAGCTGAAGGAGGATTAGGCATTAAGAGAGCCAGTACTTGGAATATAGCTTCTGTTGGTAAATTGTTCAGTTGGATTTACACGAAGTCTGATAGGTTATGGATCAAATGGGTTGACAGTGTGTACCTCAAAGGGTCTTCATGGCATGACTATACTCCAGCAAATGATTCTACATGGACTTGGAAGAGTATTTGTAAGGTGAAGGGGAGGATTAAGGATGGATTCATTGATAGTGTATGGGCTCCTCACCCGAAGGGGTACACAATTGGGAATGGATATGATTGGCTTCTGGGAAATCATACGAAACAACAATGGAATGCTATTGTTTGGAATAACTGGAACATTCCTAAGGCTTCGTTCATATCATGGCTCATTATGCAGGAAGGTATTAACATTAAGTCGAAACTCTATGCGTATGGTTTCTGTCAAGATGACAGGTGTATTTTGTGTGATGCTCAGTCTGAAACAATCTCTCATCTGTTCATTGAGTGTGAATTTAGCAGAAAGATTCAGAAGTATGTTGAGGATTGGATTGGTCGACCAATGCCCACAATTAATGAATTACTGGCTACAAATCGCAATAATATGAAATGGAAAGCACTAGCTGTGATTTTGACGACTTACAGATACTTAATCTGGGATCAGCGGAATCATGCGAGAATTGAGCTTCATGTGATGAGACCTTCAGTGGTTGTTGAGCGGATGAAGAAGATGGTTCAGCTGCACATTAGACGGAGATGTATGGGTAAAGCTGGAATGAGTGAAATGGAAATCCGGAATTGTTTGGGTTTCTATTGATGATTCGAAATACctgatttttgttgttgttgctttggCTCTTTCGTTTTTACATATGCTCTTGATGTAATTGGGGAAgtttttttgatatatatatataatacatactcacatttcaccaaaaaaaaagataaataagataatcagatatgtcatataatcaccgaacatgccaactctttaaaatcgtaagaactcaatcattGTATTCCCCTACCTCGTAGCAGCAGCAAAAACAGCAACTCACAGCACTTTACTCGAAACTTGTTACCTAGACATGTAAGTACAGCCAATCAATTAATCGTACCCAAAACCCGCTTCCAGAAGAAAATTACTAAATATGGAAACTTCCCCGAAATAGAAAGTTTCCCAAAAAGGAACCCTACCCAAATTAGAAAGTTTATCGAAACAAAACCCGACACAACGTCTTGCTACTCAACTTGTTAAACAACGCTTTTGAagacaaaataataaaatataaacgAAACCCGATCGAAACCAAAACGATAAACTAATTAAAACCGTACAAAACACGCAACAAACAACCCTACGCCGCCTTTGAACAACGCGTACAACCGCCACCTAACGCCGGCAGCCACCAGGCcatgacaccaggtctggcctggccACCACCGGTCATCACCACCGTGGTCGACTCACGCCGGTGAGTCGAACCACAGCCCCCAAACCGGCCTGACGCAATCCCTCACCGCCTTCCTTCCCTGAGCACCTGTTTTTCCGCGTTCTGCCACCACACACACACCTGGCACAcaagccaccaccaccaccaccagggTCATGGCCAACCCAAGACCCCAGACGCACGGCGTCACCGGCTCGACCTTCCCCCAGTCTCCGGTGACGCCCCCACAACCCCTGCCTGACACGCTTTCATAACCCGTACCCAGATCCCCACCGGCGTCGACCTTCGCCGTCCCGTTCACCACATACGACGGCAGTCGTCGCAACCACCACCACAAGACTCATATCTTACCCGAATTCCCATAACCCTTACCAAAAGACGCTGACTCGACCCGTATAAGACACTGGACCCGGATTCGATTAAACGAAAACAAAGGGGAAAAACCGGTTACCTCGTCTGACAACCCCCTAAAGTTCGCCTGAAACGCCTTGCGCCGCCAACAAAACACCCTCTACAGCCACCTAGATCTTCTGTACGCACTGCCTCCTCTCCTGACCTCACTCGCCCTCACTCTAATTCGCCGTCGTTATTGATCGATTGATGATGCGAAATATGTGGTGTAAAACGTGAGGGAGGGAAAGGAGCGGttgttttgtttagggtttcccTAGGATAAATTATGTTATCACCGTAAAAAGAGggtaaatgggttgggttaaaaGGTTTGGATTAGATTCGACCCAATTCGGTCCTTGGCTCAAAGTTCGGTTTCAATTAAACTCGACTCAGAAATCGTTTACGATATAAACTCGATAACTTACGACtcgaattaaaataaaacattacACGTAACCactaataaaatacggggtattacaagaaATCAAGCCGAattcgtccccgagtaccttgcattgcacttgacatgaagtatttactcaaggaacgagcttggtgtgcatttcgaggcccggaagacaaatccacgagaattttgaagtcaagtatcagctacttcaaacgatcgaccgctgcccttagtcgatcgaccagaccacgaGTTCTAGTAGCTACTGTTTagtgaagagcagtcgatcgactgccttgtgtggtcgatcaaccaagccgctaattctgacgtgaatcaAAAGATCGAGAAATTAGAAGCCCATTGTAcattaggttttagaataagaactacgttgtatttctatataacgtagctttagttttTAGAATTATCATCTAGTTTTTATCCAGTTccattcagttttagtttatgatcggagccatttggtgttcacaattaagcatatgtggtcgttggtcaatggtcgatacaaaacacaatttatacttcacaaacaactctacaattagtaaagaggcaagtaaaggtcggatcccaagggacgggtattgaaatgagaattctattgtaactagtagtgtctaggggtgtcacaaattgggttgatgtagaaggttactaaactaaaataacaatgaaaataaactagcaagatgaataaaataaggggtgtaaacaatttattaaaggcactagggtgtcatgggttcataggggaatcatgggatatgatcatacaaacatgttctcaaattataagcaagcaattattgttgtgatggattgagttgggttatatcttacaatcctaggaaagtttgggtcccggagccgaatcgattagattgtacaacacctacaagtcgacttaatctttcctactcaacacatgcatggtctaacaagactcgagttgggttatgtcttacaagtcaagttgaaaggatagaagatgatagtaaatgcaaggattcataggcttagcatttcatcaaatataacatgtgcatgtattaagatcaaaacaagcaagcaaataagatatgaaagcatattaatttaagcatgaatcattccccatgttggtttcccctaatcacccattaaaccctagataagagactactcactcattatcatattgatcatgctagaaaggttgtcaatcatactaacataatgaaacatgatgaataaatgaaagtaattaacaataattaaaaagggattaagagattatacctactaatgattccaaaataataatgcaaagaataatagaagaacttgatgattgatggaaggttgtcaatctcccaataaacccaataatcttctaattacccaaaataaaggaagaacaagagagagattaaagaactaaaacttggattaaaacttgattaatacttgattacaatattaaagagagatttgattgatattaactactctaaatattgataaga
Encoded here:
- the LOC141601169 gene encoding uncharacterized protein LOC141601169, yielding MFVIPKAAIKRVEAICRNYLWDSSTEYYRVPLVGWDRVTMPKAEGGLGIKRASTWNIASVGKLFSWIYTKSDRLWIKWVDSVYLKGSSWHDYTPANDSTWTWKSICKVKGRIKDGFIDSVWAPHPKGYTIGNGYDWLLGNHTKQQWNAIVWNNWNIPKASFISWLIMQEGINIKSKLYAYGFCQDDRCILCDAQSETISHLFIECEFSRKIQKYVEDWIGRPMPTINELLATNRNNMKWKALAVILTTYRYLIWDQRNHARIELHVMRPSVVVERMKKMVQLHIRRRCMGKAGMSEMEIRNCLGFY